The genomic region CGCAACCTGGCCGCCGGGCAGAAGGGCCTGTCGGTGGCCTTCGACCTGCCCACGCACCGCGGCTACGACAGCGACCACCCGCGGGTGCCCGGTGACGTCGGCATGGCGGGCGTGGCGATCGACTCGATCTACGACATGCGGCAGCTCTTCGACGGCATCCCGCTGGACAAGATGAGCGTGTCGATGACCATGAACGGCGCGGTGCTGCCGGTGCTGGCGCTCTACATCGTGGCCGCCGAGGAGCAGGGGGTGGCGCCGGAGCAGCTGGCCGGGACCATCCAGAACGACATCCTCAAGGAGTTCATGGTCCGCAACACCTACATCTACCCGCCGCAGCCCTCGATGCAGATCATCTCCGACATCTTCTCCTTCACCTCGCAGAAGATGCCCCGGTACAACTCGATCTCCATCTCCGGCTACCACATCCAGGAGGCCGGGGCCACCGCCGACCTGGAGCTGGCCTACACCCTGGCCGACGGCGTGGAGTACCTGCGGGCCGGCCGGGACGCGGGCCTGGACATCGACGCCTTCGCCCCCCGGCTGAGCTTCTTCTGGGCGATCGGCATGAACTTCTTCATGGAGGTCGCCAAGCTGCGCGCGGCCCGCCTGCTGTGGGCGAAGCTGGTCAAGCAGTTCGACCCCAAGAACGCCAAGTCGCTGTCGCTGCGCACACATTCGCAGACCTCGGGCTGGTCGCTGACCGCGCAGGACGTGTTCAACAACGTGGTGCGCACGTGTGTGGAGGCGATGGCCGCCACCCAGGGGCACACGCAGTCCTTGCACACCAACGCCTTGGACGAGGCGCTGGCGCTGCCCACCGACTTCTCCGCGCGCATCGCCCGCAACACCCAGCTGCTGCTGCAACAGGAGTCGGGCACCACGCGGGTGATCGACCCGTGGGGCGGCAGCAACTACGTGGAGCGCCTCACCTACGACCTGGCCCGCCGCGCGTGGAGCCACATCGAGGAGGTCGAGGCCGCGGGCGGGATGGCCAAGGCCATCGACGAGGGCATCCCGAAGCTGCGCGTGGAGGAGGCCGCGGCCCGCACCCAGGCGCGCATCGACTCCGGTCGGCAGCCGGTGATCGGGGTGAACAAGTACCGGGTCACCGCGGACGAGGCCATCGACGTGCTCAAGGTGGACAACGCGGGCGTGTACGCCCAGCAGGTGGAGAAGCTGCGCCGCCTGCGCGAGGAGCGGGACAGCGCAGCGACTCAGTCCACTTTGGACGCTCTGACCAAGGCCGCCGACGACGCCGCCAACGGCCGCCGCGAGTCCGGCCTGGACCGGAACCTGTTGGCGCTGGCCATCAACGCGGCCCGCGCCAAGGCCACCGTCGGCGAGATCTCCGACGCGCTGGAGAAGGTCTACGGCCGTCACTCCGGCCAGATCAGGGTGATCTCCGGGGTCTACCGGGAGGAGGCCGGTGCGGTGAGCAACATCGAACGCACCCGCAGGGCCGCCGAGGCCTTCGAGGAGGCCGAGGGCCGCAGGCCGAGAATCCTGGTGGCCAAGATGGGCCAGGACGGCCACGACCGCGGCCAGAAGGTCATCGCCACCGCCTTCGCCGACCTGGGCTTCGACGTGGACGTGGGCCCGCTGTTCCAGACCCCGGCCGAGGTGGCCCGCCAGGCCATCGAGGCCGACGTGCACATCGTCGGCGTCTCCAGCCTCGCCGCCGGTCACCTCACCCTGGTGCCCGCCCTGCGCCAGGAGCTGGAGTCCCAGGGCCGCGAGGACATCCTCATCGTGGTCGGCGGCGTGATCCCGCCCCAGGACTTCGACGAGCTGCGCGCCGCCGGCGCCACCGCGATCTTCCCGCCCGGCACCGTGATCGCCGAGGCCGCCCTGGACCTGCTGAAGGTCCTGACCGACCAGCAGGGCTGATGCGCGGCAACATCGACGTCGGCACGTACGCCGAGGGAGTGCTCGCGGGCGACCGGTCCTGGGTCGCCCGCGCGGTCACCCTGGTCGAGTCCAGAAGAGCCGACCACCGCACCACCGCCCAGAACCTGTTGGCCGAACTACAACCCCACGCCGGCAAAGCACGCCGCATCGGCATCACCGGCGTCCCCGGCGCGGGCAAGTCCACCTTCATCGACACCCTGGGCAGCCGCCTCACCGCCGAAGGCCACCGGGTAGCGGTCCTGGCGGTGGACCCGTCCTCCACCAAGAGCGGCGGCAGCATTCTGGGCGACAAAACCAGGATGACCCGCCTGTCAGCAGACCCCAACGCCTTCGTCCGCCCCAGCCCCACCGCCGGAACCCTTGGCGGAGTGGCAAAAGCAACCCGCGAAACCATCGTGGTAATGGAGGCGGCGGGCTACGACGTGGTCCTGGTGGAAACGGTCGGCGTAGGCCAGTCCGAGGTGACCGTCGCCGACATGGTCGACACCTTCCTCCTGCTCACCCTGGCCCGCACCGGAGACCAGTTGCAGGGAATAAAGAAGGGCGTCCTGGAACTGGCCGACGTGATCGCCGTCAACAAAGCCGACGGCGATCACGCCAAGGAAGCCGCCCGCGCCGCCCGGGAACTGGCGGGCGCATTGCGCCTGCTCCGCTCGGCAGACGCCACCTGGGACACCCCGGTCCTCACGTGCAGCGCCCGCGACGACGAAGGCATCGCGGAAGTCTGGGCCCAAGTGACCCGCCACCGCGACCAACTCGACGCCGCAGGCGAGCTGGACGCCAAGCGCCGCAACCAGTTGCTGGGCTGGACCTGGGCGATGGTGCACGACAGGTTGCTGCACGAGCTGCACAGCCACCCCGGGGTACGAGAGCTGGGACCGGCGCTGACGAAGCAGGTAGCCGAGGGCACAGTGACCCCAGCCCAAGCAGCACAACGAATCCTGGACACCTTCCAACAGGGCAAGGGCTAGCGATTAAGGACCAGCGACGGGCTGGCTTTTCGAAAACTTGCCCGAAGTCTTGAGGTTCCCCATGCCCGTCAACCTGGAGACATCACACCACATCCCAGCGAGCAGACGCTCACAGCAACCGCCGCCAAGGCCACGCCACGTGACGGCGGCTGCTCGCTGGGATGTGGTTTGATTTCGGAAGGTTGACGGGCATGGGGAACCTCAAGACCTGCCTGCGTCTTGGCCTTTGACTTTGATTTTCCCCCCATGCTTTGATCTCTGCCCGTCCGGCGAGGACGCTCTTGACTGTCGCTCTTGCTTGAAAACCTAAGATCAAAAGCAAAAGAATGTCCTCGCCGGACGGGCAGACCACCGGAGGGGTGTGACAAGTCAAAAGCCGGTTGAGCAGGTTGCGGGGCGGAGTCTGTGTTGCCGACTCAAGACCCAGCGTGCTCGCGGTCCTCTCGTCTTCTCCGCACGACCTTCCGACAGCGAACCACATCCCCACCAGCGGCCGCCGTCACGTTCCGAGGCTTTGGCGGCGGTTGCTGTGAGCGTCCGCTGGCGGGGATGCGGTGCGCGGTCTCCAGGCCGTACGGAGAAGACGAGAGGCCCACTTTGTGGGTTTTCACCCGGATTTGCGCTGGTGTTGGCATGCAGAAACGTCACCGTTTTGTGCGCAGCCGTCACGCTGGTGGCGGTACGAACTGAACAGGAAAGTTGCTTACCGTAGTTGGGCAGGCACAGCATGCGATCATCGGAGGCTGCTATGGCAGGTTGTGGTTGTTGCGCCAAGTGCACCGGCTGCGGGGACAACTGCTGTCCCAACTGCTGAACTCACTCACGAGCCGAACGGTGTGCCTTCCCGGTCACGGGGGGCACACCGTTCCGTTTGTCGGGGCCTTGCCCTCGACCAGGTACAGCCTGCTCGCCTCGTTGACGCAGCTGGACCGGGCGAACGCGCCGTGGCCCGCGCCCTGCCAGTTGACCTGCACCGCCGTGGACAGTGCCTCGGCCGTCTTGGTGGTGCCCGCCAACGGGGTCACCGCGTCCTTTTCCGTGCCCAGCACCAACATCGGCGGCGCTTCCGGCGCGCGGGGGACGGGCAGGGGCTGGGCGGGTACCGGCCAGGGCATGCACCAGGCCAGCTCGTGGGCGCTCAGTGCGCCGAAGATCGGGTACTTCGCCGTCCACTCCTGGGCCAGGGTGGCCGCGCGCGCCGGGTCGACCCTGGTCGTGGTGTCGTTGCAGGTGGTGACCAGGCCGCCGTCCAGGCGGATCATGTCGCGGTCGGGGCCGTTCCACAGTGGGAGCACGAAGGATTCCAGGCCGGTGGCGTCGCCGTCGCGGGCCTTGGTGATGGCCTCGGCGAGCTCCGGCCAGCGGGGGCGGTCGGCCAGGCCCGCGGCGACGGCGCGCAGGGCGGTGCCGGACTGGAAGGTGATCCGGGGGCCGCGCAGGGGTTGGCCGCGGAGTTTGGCCACCAGGTCGTTGACCACCTGGTCTGGGGTGGCGCCCAGGGGGCAGCCCCGGGTGGCGCAGTCGGCGGTGAAGGCGGCGAAGGCGTCCTTGAGGCCGCTGGCGCGGGCTTCGGCCTGACCCACCGCGTCGACCGTGGGGTCGGGGGAGCCGTCCAGGATGAAGCGGCCCACCTCGTCCCGGTAGCGCTCGGCGAAGACGGTCAGCACCCGGGAGGCGTCGCCGCGGGCGACCGCGTTCAGCTGGGGCACGCCCAGTGCCTCGCGCAGGGCGTTCATGTCGTTGGCGGTGCGCGCGGTGTCGAAGGCGCCCAGTTGCTCGTCCAGGTCCAGCATGCACTCCTGGGCGGCGTCCCTGGTGGTCTCCAGCAGCTCGCCGAGGGCGCCGGCGTCGGTGACCGCCGGGTCGAAGCCGACCATCGCGCTGCGGGAGGGCTGGTTCACGCAGCGCACCGCGTCGGAGTCGCCGGTGCCGCGCCGGTCCACGCCGATCAGGTGGAAGACGTCCAGGATCTCCTTGGGCAGCTGCGCGGCCAGCCGCACCGCGTACAGCGAACCGGGTTCGCCCATGGCGTCGTTGAGCACCACCAGCGGGTGCTTGCCCTCGCCGACCTTGGTCAGCTGGATCCGGGTGTTGCCGCGGCCCGGCCTGGTCGGCGAGTCCAGCGTGGTGGGCAGCTTCGCGCAGCCGACCCGGAGACTGTTCGGACTGCCCAGCTTGCGGTTCACCGTGTCCGTGCAGTCCACAAAGGACAGTCCGACGTCCTTGGGCTCGGTCAGCGGCGGGATCGGCCTGGCCGGGGCGGAGGTCGGCGGCGGACCGCCGGGACCCGCGCCACTGCCGTCGTGCGCGACCGCTGGCCGGTCCGAGGGCCCGACCGCGCAGGCGGACAGGACCAGTGCGGACACCACGGCCATCGCGCCGACGCTGATGGAGGCTCGACGGCGCGGCACTGATGATCTCCCCGGGTCCGGTGACAGGCTGACCGCAGCTTCGCACGGCCGGGGTGAGGCCAGGGTGAACGCGCACCGGCCAACACACCGTACGAGATCGGCCAACACTCGGTGGGTCAGGCGGGTTTGACCTCGCCGCCCAGGACGGAGTCGAGGTCGTACTTGGCGGGCTGGTCGAGCTGGTCGTAGCGGCAGGAGTCCGGTTCGCGGTCCGGGCGCCAGCGCAGGAACAGGCCGTTGTGGCGCAGCCGGGCCGGGAAACCGCCCTCGGTCTGGGTGTAGGCGATCTCCACCACCCGCTCCGGGCGCAGCGGCAGCCAGCTCTGCTCGTTGCTGCGCCAGCGGTTGATCGCGCCGGGCAGCCGCTGGCCGTCGGTCTCGCCGGTCAGCCAGGGGTGGTTGTCCTCGGCGCCTTCACGCAGTTCGGCCAGCTCCTCGACCAGGGCCTTGCGCTTGGCCGCCGGGAAGGAGCCGATCACGCCGACGTGGTGCAGCACGCCCTTGTCGTCGTAGAGCCCGAGCAGCAGCGAGCCGACCGCGGTGCCCGGCTCGGTCTTGACGTGCCAGCGCAGCCCGGCCAGCACGCAGTCCGCGGTGCGCGCGTGCTTGATCTTCAACAGGGTGCGCTTGCCCGGCGCATACGGCCCGTCCGCCGGTTTGGCGATCAGCCCGTCCAGGCCCGCGCCCTCGAACAGGGTGAACCACTCGCGGGCGGTGGCGATCTCGGCCGTGGCCGGGGTCAGGTGCACCCGATCGCCGCTGACCTGCTCGAACAGCTTCTCCAGCCGGGCCCGCCGCTCGGTGAACGGCAGCTCCAGCAGCGTCTCGTCACCGTGCGCGAGCAGGTCGAAGGCGATGAACCGGGCCGGGTGCTGCGCGGCCAGCAGGGTGATCCGGCTGGCCGCCGGGTGGATCCGCTCGGTCAGCGCGTCGAAGTCCAGCTCGCCGTCCACCTCGACCACCAGCTCACCGTCGATGACCACCCGGTCCGGCAGCCCGGCGCGCAGGAACTCCACCGCCTCCGGGAAGTACCTGGCCAGGTCCTTGCCGGAGCGGGACTGCAGGAACACCGAGTCGCCGTCACGGAAGACCACGCAGCGGAACCCGTCCCACTTCGGCTCGAACAGCAGGCCGTCGCGGTCGGGCACCTCGTCCACCGGGCTGGCCAGCATCGGCTGGACGGGCGGGGTCAGCGGCAGCGTCATGCGGGCCATCATGCCTGGTCGCGGCCGGTTCCGCAGCCGTTCACCGGACCCGTTGACGGCGGGCGCTGTCCAGCTCCAGCCGCACCGCGGTCGGCAGCGTCTCCACCCCGAGACAGGCCCGCGCCCGGCTCAGCACGGTCTCGTCCAGCTGCTGCCACACCGCGCGCACATCGGTGCCCTCGGCCAGCCACAGCGACAGCCGCAGCGCGGGC from Crossiella sp. CA-258035 harbors:
- the scpA gene encoding methylmalonyl-CoA mutase — translated: MPRNLIPDFGQVDLGVPAAAADPASWRSALTEATGKDAENLVWETPEGITVNPLYTAADTEGLDFLGTYPGIAPYLRGPYPTMYVNQPWTIRQYAGFSTAAESNAFYRRNLAAGQKGLSVAFDLPTHRGYDSDHPRVPGDVGMAGVAIDSIYDMRQLFDGIPLDKMSVSMTMNGAVLPVLALYIVAAEEQGVAPEQLAGTIQNDILKEFMVRNTYIYPPQPSMQIISDIFSFTSQKMPRYNSISISGYHIQEAGATADLELAYTLADGVEYLRAGRDAGLDIDAFAPRLSFFWAIGMNFFMEVAKLRAARLLWAKLVKQFDPKNAKSLSLRTHSQTSGWSLTAQDVFNNVVRTCVEAMAATQGHTQSLHTNALDEALALPTDFSARIARNTQLLLQQESGTTRVIDPWGGSNYVERLTYDLARRAWSHIEEVEAAGGMAKAIDEGIPKLRVEEAAARTQARIDSGRQPVIGVNKYRVTADEAIDVLKVDNAGVYAQQVEKLRRLREERDSAATQSTLDALTKAADDAANGRRESGLDRNLLALAINAARAKATVGEISDALEKVYGRHSGQIRVISGVYREEAGAVSNIERTRRAAEAFEEAEGRRPRILVAKMGQDGHDRGQKVIATAFADLGFDVDVGPLFQTPAEVARQAIEADVHIVGVSSLAAGHLTLVPALRQELESQGREDILIVVGGVIPPQDFDELRAAGATAIFPPGTVIAEAALDLLKVLTDQQG
- the meaB gene encoding methylmalonyl Co-A mutase-associated GTPase MeaB produces the protein MRGNIDVGTYAEGVLAGDRSWVARAVTLVESRRADHRTTAQNLLAELQPHAGKARRIGITGVPGAGKSTFIDTLGSRLTAEGHRVAVLAVDPSSTKSGGSILGDKTRMTRLSADPNAFVRPSPTAGTLGGVAKATRETIVVMEAAGYDVVLVETVGVGQSEVTVADMVDTFLLLTLARTGDQLQGIKKGVLELADVIAVNKADGDHAKEAARAARELAGALRLLRSADATWDTPVLTCSARDDEGIAEVWAQVTRHRDQLDAAGELDAKRRNQLLGWTWAMVHDRLLHELHSHPGVRELGPALTKQVAEGTVTPAQAAQRILDTFQQGKG
- a CDS encoding alpha/beta hydrolase; the encoded protein is MPRRRASISVGAMAVVSALVLSACAVGPSDRPAVAHDGSGAGPGGPPPTSAPARPIPPLTEPKDVGLSFVDCTDTVNRKLGSPNSLRVGCAKLPTTLDSPTRPGRGNTRIQLTKVGEGKHPLVVLNDAMGEPGSLYAVRLAAQLPKEILDVFHLIGVDRRGTGDSDAVRCVNQPSRSAMVGFDPAVTDAGALGELLETTRDAAQECMLDLDEQLGAFDTARTANDMNALREALGVPQLNAVARGDASRVLTVFAERYRDEVGRFILDGSPDPTVDAVGQAEARASGLKDAFAAFTADCATRGCPLGATPDQVVNDLVAKLRGQPLRGPRITFQSGTALRAVAAGLADRPRWPELAEAITKARDGDATGLESFVLPLWNGPDRDMIRLDGGLVTTCNDTTTRVDPARAATLAQEWTAKYPIFGALSAHELAWCMPWPVPAQPLPVPRAPEAPPMLVLGTEKDAVTPLAGTTKTAEALSTAVQVNWQGAGHGAFARSSCVNEASRLYLVEGKAPTNGTVCPP
- a CDS encoding ATP-dependent DNA ligase → MTLPLTPPVQPMLASPVDEVPDRDGLLFEPKWDGFRCVVFRDGDSVFLQSRSGKDLARYFPEAVEFLRAGLPDRVVIDGELVVEVDGELDFDALTERIHPAASRITLLAAQHPARFIAFDLLAHGDETLLELPFTERRARLEKLFEQVSGDRVHLTPATAEIATAREWFTLFEGAGLDGLIAKPADGPYAPGKRTLLKIKHARTADCVLAGLRWHVKTEPGTAVGSLLLGLYDDKGVLHHVGVIGSFPAAKRKALVEELAELREGAEDNHPWLTGETDGQRLPGAINRWRSNEQSWLPLRPERVVEIAYTQTEGGFPARLRHNGLFLRWRPDREPDSCRYDQLDQPAKYDLDSVLGGEVKPA